In Kiritimatiellia bacterium, the genomic window AGCAGCGCCGCGACCTGGTCCGCGAGATCGGAATCCGTCCCGGGCAGCGCGACCAGCAGGCGGTCGGGATAGAGCCGGGTGCTGACCCGGAACGGATAGTCGGCCGGCGGTGGGCCTCCGAGGGCGAGGACCCGGATGCCGTTCAGGTCCAAGCGCCCTGCCGCGGCCATCTGTTCCAGGACGCCCGCCGTCACGATGCCGGCATCGGCCTGTCCCGCCAGCACCACCTCCACGACGGCCTGGTCGTTGGGGTTCATGATCAGCTTGCCGAAGGCTTCGCGGCTGTCGGTTCCCTGCGCCTTGAGTTCGCGCAGGACGGACAGCGAGGAGGCCAAGGGATCGCCGTCGACGGCCGCCACGGTGGCGCGCTGCAGGTCGCCGGTCTGCTGCACGGCGGAGTCTTTCAGGGTGAAGACTACGCCGCCCGTCTGCCGGGCGCGCCGGGTCTGCGCGAACCGCTCCAGCGCGGCCAGGGGCCGGAGTTGCACGCGGGACTCCAGTTGAATGAACTGAACGGGGTCCACGAACACAAGCCCGGGGCCGGTCTTGTCCACCTGGTTGACCCAGTTGACCCCGGCCCGGTTCACAATGAACTCGTGCCCCGGCAGTTGCCGGGATAGGTACGCGGCCGTCTTCTCCAGGAACGGCGCGTTGCGCAGGTCCTCCCCCTGGGTCGGCAGGACGATGGGAATCGGACGCGCTCCGCAGGCCACGGCCGTCATAATCAGAAGGCCGGCCGCGACATGCATCCGTGCTCCGCGCAGAGGCGTCTCCCTGCCTCCGCTTCGTCCCCGGCTTGCGCAGGTTATTGTATGCATGAGCCCTCCTTCGTCTGCTTGACGATGCCCGCTTCCGTTCTTCTGATAAGCCCCCAACTCCGTGGAAGCGAGCAAATAAAGTCCGCGTAGGGGTAATCCGACGGAAAAAAGCCGGCGCGTGCCGTGAAAACAGGAACGATAGGGCAGAGCGGCCGGTCCGGCGCGGCGGTTGACCGTTCCGCGTCCATCCGGTAGCGTCTGGGAAGATGAGTGACGCCCTCCGTTCGTTCATGCTGGGCGACGAGGACAAGCGACACCTGGCGGATGCTTTCCGATCGGGAGGGCCGTGCTCTGTCCAGGGCCTGCCGGTTTCCGCGCAGGCTTTCCTGTCGCTGGCGCTGCGGCGGACCGGGCCGCGGCCCGTGGTCTGGGTCGGCGACAGCGCCCGCACCCTGGACCAGTTTCACCAGGACGCGCTCGTTCTCTCCGGCGAGCGCGAGGAGGGCCTGGCCTGTTTCCCGGCCCGAGAGGAGGGCGCCGGCCGGGCCGCGCACCTCGACCGCATGGGCGACCGGCTGCAGACGCTCCGGGCCTGCCTGCAAACCGATCATCCCCTGCTGATCGCGACCTGCGTCCAGGCCCTGTTCCAGGATACGCCCGCGCCCGCCGCGCTGGAACGCGCCCGCCGCCGGCTGGCCGTCGGCGATTCGGCGGATCCCGAGGAACTGGCAGCCGGCCTAGGGCGGCAGGGTTATGTGTTCGAGGTCGAGGTCGTGCAGAAGGGCCAGGCCGCCCGCCGCGGCGGCATCCTCGACCTGTGGCCGCCGACCGAGGACTGGCCCGTGCGCCTGGAGTTCTTCGGCAGCACGCTGGAATCCATACGCGCCTTCGACCCCGTCGGGCAGCGCTCGCTGGAGAAGAAGACCGCGCTGGACCTCGCGCCCGCCGGCGAAGCCCTCGAATCGCCGGAGGCCGCCGCCGATCTCCTGGCCTATCTGCCGCCGGATACGCTCTGGATCTGGAACGAGCCGCAGAGCATCTTTCATCACGCCGAGATGTACCGCGCGATGCTCCCCGAAGACTCGCCCGCCCGCGCGGCGGCGGATTTTGAACGGTTCCGCCTCCGGGTCCAGCACCGATTCCGGGGCGGCCAGCTCGTCATCGGGCCGGACGTCGTGGAAACCGCGCCGCCCCGCGAGCTGGGTCTGCGGCCCTGTGCGGGCCTGCCCGGCCTGGAAGGCGAGGGGGCCTTCCGGCCGGACCTGCTGGACGAGGCACGGCGCCGGTTCCTGGACGACCTGTCCGCCCGGTCTCGCCAGGGCGAGCACGTGGTCTTCTTCTTCGACACCGAGGGCGCCCGCGAGCGGTTCCTGGAACTGCGCGGGACGAGGACCGGCTTTGACGTCCGGCTGGGCGCGCTGTCGGAGGGGTTCGAGGTTCCGTCCGCGAGGCTGGTCGTGGTGGCCGAGTCGGACCTGTACGGCTTCCGCAAGCGGCTTCCCGGCCGGTACGATCTGCACGGCCGCCGCCGAGGGGCGCGGGCCGACGCGGGCGCGCGGCTCGCGGAATGGATGGACATCCAGCCCGGCGAGCTGGTCGTGCACCTGGATCACGGCATCGGGAAGTATCTCGGCCTGTACGAGGTCGAGTTCGACGGCCGGGAGCAGGAGGTCATGGCGGTCGAGTATGCCGGCCAGGCCAAGCTGTACGTGCCGGTCTCGCAGGCCCACCTGTTGAGCCGCTACGTCGGGCTCGGGCGGCGCCGGCCGGACCTGCACGCCCTCGGCGGCAAGCGCTGGACGCGCGAGAAGGTCGCGGCGGAGGGCGCCGTGCGCGACCTGGCCGCCTCGCTGATCGAGACGCAGGCCCGGCGCGACCTGCTGGAGGGCCACGCGTTTCCGCCCGACACGCCGTGGCAGCACGAGTTCGAGGCGGCCTTCCCGTTCCGCGAGACCCCGGACCAGCACCGCGCGATCCTGGACGTGAAGAAGGATATGCAAAGCCGCCGGCCGATGGACCGGCTCGTGTGCGGCGACGTGGGCTACGGCAAGACCGAGGTCGCGATGCGCGCGGCCTTCAAGTGCGTCCAGGACGGCCGCCAGGTCGCCGTCCTCGTGCCGACCACCGTCCTCGCGCAGCAGCATTTCGACACGTTCGGCGAGCGCCTCGCGGCCTACCCGGTGACCATCGAAATGTTGAGCCGGTTCCGGTCCCGCGCGGCGCAGCGCGACACGGCGCGGCGGCTGGCGGAGGGCGCGGTGGACATCGTGATCGGCACGCACCGCCTGCTCCAGCCGGACATCCGGTTCAAGGACCTCGGCCTCGTGGTCATCGACGAGGAGCAGCGCTTCGGCGTGGACCACAAGGAGCACTTCAAGCGCCTGCGCGCGCTGGTGGACGTCCTCACGCTGACGGCGACGCCGATCCCCCGCACGCTCTACTTCAGCCTGACCGGCGCCCGCGACATGAGCACGATCGAGACCCCGCCCCAGGACCGGCTGCCCATCGAGACGCTCGTGGCTCAGGACTCCGACGAACTGGTCCGCGCCGCGATCCTGCGCGAGCTCAACCGCGGCGGGCAGGTCTTCTACCTCCACAACCGTGTTACGACCATAGACATCGTGCGCAACCGCCTGAAGACGCTCGTCCCCGAGGCCCGGGTCGAGGTAGGCCACGGCCAGATGCACGAGAAGGATCTGGCCGAGGTCATGCACCGCTTCGTGCGCGGCGAGTTCGACGTCCTGCTCTGCACGACCATCATCGAGAGCGGGGTGGACATCCCGAACGTCAACACCA contains:
- a CDS encoding PhnD/SsuA/transferrin family substrate-binding protein translates to MHVAAGLLIMTAVACGARPIPIVLPTQGEDLRNAPFLEKTAAYLSRQLPGHEFIVNRAGVNWVNQVDKTGPGLVFVDPVQFIQLESRVQLRPLAALERFAQTRRARQTGGVVFTLKDSAVQQTGDLQRATVAAVDGDPLASSLSVLRELKAQGTDSREAFGKLIMNPNDQAVVEVVLAGQADAGIVTAGVLEQMAAAGRLDLNGIRVLALGGPPPADYPFRVSTRLYPDRLLVALPGTDSDLADQVAALLLTAGPGDLDPDGAMDTGWTVPDPREEVRQLLRELQRPPYEDYGRLSFGTVLRQYIYWFIGAGALFVILALILSYVTSLNRALGEEVEERKEAQRSLESSIERFEHIASCSGDWIWETDHEERFTYSNAALKKLLGWPPRELIGKPIFELLSSAEKEKVGERKKILSTDTSTVFHRRITLLTADGRVAVHECTAGPVRNKKGEITGFRGINRDVTAEARMVSFR
- the mfd gene encoding transcription-repair coupling factor; its protein translation is MSDALRSFMLGDEDKRHLADAFRSGGPCSVQGLPVSAQAFLSLALRRTGPRPVVWVGDSARTLDQFHQDALVLSGEREEGLACFPAREEGAGRAAHLDRMGDRLQTLRACLQTDHPLLIATCVQALFQDTPAPAALERARRRLAVGDSADPEELAAGLGRQGYVFEVEVVQKGQAARRGGILDLWPPTEDWPVRLEFFGSTLESIRAFDPVGQRSLEKKTALDLAPAGEALESPEAAADLLAYLPPDTLWIWNEPQSIFHHAEMYRAMLPEDSPARAAADFERFRLRVQHRFRGGQLVIGPDVVETAPPRELGLRPCAGLPGLEGEGAFRPDLLDEARRRFLDDLSARSRQGEHVVFFFDTEGARERFLELRGTRTGFDVRLGALSEGFEVPSARLVVVAESDLYGFRKRLPGRYDLHGRRRGARADAGARLAEWMDIQPGELVVHLDHGIGKYLGLYEVEFDGREQEVMAVEYAGQAKLYVPVSQAHLLSRYVGLGRRRPDLHALGGKRWTREKVAAEGAVRDLAASLIETQARRDLLEGHAFPPDTPWQHEFEAAFPFRETPDQHRAILDVKKDMQSRRPMDRLVCGDVGYGKTEVAMRAAFKCVQDGRQVAVLVPTTVLAQQHFDTFGERLAAYPVTIEMLSRFRSRAAQRDTARRLAEGAVDIVIGTHRLLQPDIRFKDLGLVVIDEEQRFGVDHKEHFKRLRALVDVLTLTATPIPRTLYFSLTGARDMSTIETPPQDRLPIETLVAQDSDELVRAAILRELNRGGQVFYLHNRVTTIDIVRNRLKTLVPEARVEVGHGQMHEKDLAEVMHRFVRGEFDVLLCTTIIESGVDIPNVNTILIDRADRFGLADLYQLRGRVGRYKHQAYAYFLLPRHGRLFDNARRRIGAIRRYSGLGAGFKLALRDLEIRGAGNLLGAEQSGHITAVGFDLYCQLLKRTVARLKGEPAPPIVDVMLKLDFLDLSLAPECEDRSAVLPSAYIEDENLRLGLYRKLASASSEPEVDALAVELRDRFGPLPAPAARLLQVARLRIRAAALGIRSIEVREDKAMMMKGESYIMPNGRFPRLKSADPDRRLEELLALAAG